In Pseudoalteromonas piratica, the following proteins share a genomic window:
- a CDS encoding fibronectin type III domain-containing protein, with translation MKSMPVLKNGEFSSSTLLTSLSSQFYAKLKSPFVCFFIFILLFASFSSFAAMKVHRFEWSPSVVTLGTPTTFYWNIEGAEFCFGNNKRRTAVGNNGRQLFSSPVNRTTSWYCQDSSGDRIYLTANVRVLPPAPGRLSTPSAPSNAPINSNQTISWSSTSGADYFNLYQNGSLYYQGNRTSTTISSSTSGTNSYRVNACNDGGCGPLSSTRYVSFYDKPSTPSSIPDVVGGSYHPYGTSVQLSLPTVANATYYQVFMSTTDSNYQLQSSANQVTLRSDWGYNYIKYRACNNAGCSGLSSWRRTHSYGSPKQASPSASNTTVIKHNTVDISWPNPQHIIYSGSYYERQVVAPSGHIENLPSLNHTSGATSTSFTSSALSQTGTYIFKVRACNPSLPCGPWGSANVNVAEAITQAPNLDIGYAYHPVNSSKEIKWSSISGANRYELFEDSSKIHDYKSLTDSVSHANYGRRYYKVRACNEIGCGPYSTSLPIYFYTAPGGVNNFKATPSSVEVGGNSKLTWDLPGGNVPGISYVISKEGTELSRTSNQYMDVTVTSSQNIFSIVACNPENVGCGSARNVSIEGTPITAPTAIPSVVGGHYYPLNSTINVNISAIDGATSYRLKVETGPIEGVNKQPLLTKNFTGSNTSFSSSKTGYHFVSYAQCKGNYCSEFGPTQRIVVYGRPGYAKNVVADPVSTSVGSSANIKWAFNGVRVGGHYKLKQMRPDGTTKQYANITQPTGVFDFEQTTESLTLAGPHTFKIDSCNDDSHCSGDVNITVDVFPAKPEEMPDVAGGNYQRVNSSVSVTMPIISGAQSYKLKLQTGNLEGTNKQPATESITYQGNIAKFTPQSTGYYFLSYAHCSNGVCSEYGPELRIHVYGKSGEATAVTVDKTYVNAGNNVTISWKWASGIRVDGYYTVVHTLPNGTLNTTYKPKVVQKAFVENHLIASPILNEKGKHTFKVLSCNDETLCTTGVVTEVEVVDPVTVNRFEWTPNKVVVGQPSTFYWNISGVETCQRADVEVDPKGPRTNVGNNGVQIFTEVQQKQTKWECFTKSGVRYPFDNSKFITAQLDVLQEADGVNMPILSKNSDSLIWTYNSSADNYKLEVAKCGASCTEIPYTAWQLEGYVTEQSYLLPEIVENKVYRIQACNAQQECGAHSNSITVTTNDTVNVNRFEWVPNVVLAGQPTTFYWDISGVENCRRADPDDKKGWRGTEGNNGLQIYENPIERNTIWECFKDINDLTTRYPSDSSLFISAPLKVLGKPDGISIPLLEKTEGTLIWSTIANAESYELQHYACGETCGNYTEANWQLIQKSASTSFALPNDDTKRAYRVKACFADDRCSAWSNVWQPIQKKKIIFIHTDLLGSPVAETKE, from the coding sequence GTGAAATCAATGCCTGTTCTTAAAAATGGCGAATTCTCATCGTCGACGTTACTTACTAGTTTATCTAGTCAATTTTACGCAAAGCTAAAAAGTCCTTTTGTTTGCTTTTTCATCTTTATTTTGTTGTTTGCTTCATTTAGTTCTTTTGCAGCAATGAAAGTGCATAGATTTGAATGGTCACCCTCTGTTGTTACGCTTGGCACTCCGACAACCTTTTATTGGAATATTGAAGGAGCAGAGTTTTGTTTTGGTAATAACAAGCGCCGCACAGCTGTTGGAAATAATGGGCGCCAACTTTTTTCAAGCCCAGTAAACAGAACAACTAGCTGGTATTGTCAAGACAGCAGTGGTGATAGAATATACTTGACAGCAAATGTTAGAGTTTTACCGCCGGCGCCAGGAAGGTTAAGCACCCCGAGTGCACCAAGTAATGCACCGATTAATAGTAATCAGACTATTTCATGGTCATCCACAAGTGGTGCTGATTATTTTAACCTTTACCAGAACGGCAGTCTTTATTATCAGGGGAATCGCACATCTACAACGATTTCCAGCAGCACGAGTGGCACTAATAGTTACCGTGTCAATGCTTGTAACGATGGTGGTTGTGGTCCTTTATCGAGCACTCGATATGTCAGCTTTTACGACAAACCGTCAACACCTAGCTCCATTCCTGATGTAGTTGGCGGCAGTTATCACCCGTATGGTACATCAGTTCAACTGAGTTTACCGACAGTAGCGAATGCCACATATTACCAAGTTTTTATGAGCACAACTGACAGTAATTATCAATTACAATCAAGTGCTAACCAAGTAACTTTGAGGAGTGACTGGGGTTATAACTATATTAAATATCGTGCTTGTAATAATGCAGGTTGTAGTGGATTAAGTTCTTGGCGTAGAACACACTCTTATGGTTCGCCTAAACAAGCTTCCCCAAGTGCGAGTAACACAACAGTCATTAAACATAACACTGTTGATATTAGTTGGCCTAATCCACAGCACATTATTTATTCTGGTTCATATTATGAAAGGCAAGTTGTAGCACCGTCGGGTCATATTGAAAACTTACCAAGTTTAAATCATACGTCAGGGGCAACTTCAACAAGTTTCACCTCCTCTGCGCTTAGCCAAACCGGCACTTATATCTTTAAGGTGAGGGCATGTAATCCAAGTCTTCCGTGTGGGCCGTGGGGCAGTGCAAATGTCAATGTAGCTGAAGCTATCACCCAAGCGCCAAACTTAGATATTGGTTATGCGTACCACCCCGTAAATAGTTCGAAAGAAATAAAATGGTCGAGCATTAGTGGTGCAAATCGTTATGAATTATTTGAAGATAGTTCAAAAATACATGATTATAAGTCGCTAACAGACTCTGTTTCCCACGCAAATTACGGCAGACGATACTACAAGGTACGTGCATGTAATGAAATTGGGTGTGGACCATATTCAACCTCTTTACCAATTTATTTTTATACTGCACCTGGTGGCGTAAATAATTTTAAAGCAACTCCATCGAGTGTGGAAGTTGGCGGTAATAGTAAACTTACTTGGGATTTACCTGGTGGAAATGTACCTGGGATTTCATATGTTATTTCAAAAGAAGGGACTGAACTAAGCCGTACGAGCAACCAGTATATGGATGTAACTGTAACAAGCTCACAAAATATTTTTTCGATTGTTGCATGTAATCCAGAAAACGTTGGATGCGGTAGTGCACGAAATGTCAGTATTGAAGGTACCCCAATTACTGCGCCAACAGCAATACCATCAGTTGTGGGCGGCCACTATTATCCACTTAATTCAACTATTAATGTGAATATATCAGCGATAGATGGTGCAACAAGCTATCGTTTAAAAGTTGAGACTGGACCGATTGAAGGGGTCAATAAACAACCTCTACTTACTAAAAACTTTACCGGCTCTAACACCAGTTTTTCCTCATCTAAAACAGGTTATCATTTTGTATCATATGCACAATGTAAAGGTAATTACTGTAGTGAATTTGGCCCAACACAGAGAATTGTTGTATATGGTAGGCCGGGGTATGCCAAAAACGTGGTGGCAGATCCTGTTTCAACAAGTGTTGGTAGTAGCGCAAATATTAAATGGGCATTTAATGGTGTTCGTGTTGGCGGTCATTATAAACTGAAACAAATGAGACCAGATGGTACCACCAAACAATATGCAAATATTACGCAACCAACAGGTGTTTTTGATTTTGAGCAAACAACAGAGTCACTAACATTAGCTGGCCCACACACCTTTAAAATCGATTCGTGTAATGACGATTCCCATTGTAGTGGTGATGTCAATATTACGGTTGATGTGTTTCCTGCAAAACCTGAAGAAATGCCAGATGTCGCAGGTGGCAACTATCAGCGTGTGAATAGTAGTGTTTCAGTAACTATGCCGATAATATCGGGTGCGCAAAGTTATAAATTAAAGTTGCAAACTGGAAACCTTGAAGGCACAAATAAGCAACCAGCAACCGAATCAATCACATATCAAGGGAATATAGCCAAGTTCACACCTCAATCGACAGGCTATTATTTCTTATCGTATGCCCATTGTAGTAACGGTGTATGCAGTGAATATGGTCCAGAGTTACGCATACATGTTTACGGTAAATCAGGAGAAGCAACAGCAGTTACAGTAGACAAAACATATGTCAACGCAGGTAATAATGTGACTATCAGTTGGAAGTGGGCAAGTGGTATTCGCGTAGATGGTTATTACACAGTTGTACATACGTTACCAAATGGCACGCTTAATACAACGTATAAACCAAAGGTAGTTCAAAAAGCTTTTGTTGAAAATCACCTGATAGCTAGCCCAATACTCAATGAAAAAGGTAAACATACATTTAAAGTATTAAGTTGTAATGATGAAACCCTTTGTACTACGGGAGTTGTAACTGAAGTTGAGGTTGTCGACCCAGTTACGGTTAATCGATTTGAATGGACTCCGAATAAAGTTGTAGTGGGCCAACCATCAACTTTCTACTGGAACATTTCGGGTGTTGAAACATGTCAAAGAGCAGATGTTGAAGTCGACCCGAAAGGGCCGAGAACTAATGTTGGTAATAACGGTGTTCAAATATTTACTGAAGTTCAGCAAAAGCAAACGAAGTGGGAATGTTTTACTAAATCAGGAGTAAGATATCCATTTGATAATTCTAAATTTATTACAGCGCAGCTTGATGTTTTGCAAGAAGCTGATGGTGTAAATATGCCAATCCTCAGTAAAAACTCAGACAGTTTAATATGGACTTATAATTCGTCCGCTGACAATTACAAATTAGAGGTAGCAAAGTGCGGGGCGAGTTGTACAGAGATCCCTTACACAGCATGGCAGTTGGAAGGCTATGTAACAGAGCAAAGTTATTTATTGCCTGAAATAGTTGAGAATAAAGTTTATCGTATCCAGGCTTGTAATGCGCAGCAAGAGTGTGGCGCGCATAGTAATAGCATAACAGTAACGACTAACGACACAGTTAATGTCAATCGTTTTGAATGGGTACCAAATGTAGTTCTGGCTGGTCAGCCGACAACTTTTTATTGGGACATATCGGGTGTTGAAAACTGTCGTAGAGCAGACCCGGATGATAAAAAGGGATGGCGTGGCACAGAAGGGAATAATGGATTACAAATTTATGAAAATCCAATTGAAAGAAACACTATTTGGGAGTGCTTTAAAGATATCAATGATTTAACAACTAGATATCCATCTGACTCTTCTCTATTTATCAGCGCACCATTGAAAGTTTTGGGTAAGCCTGACGGTATTTCGATTCCATTACTTGAAAAAACTGAAGGTACATTAATTTGGTCAACCATCGCTAATGCTGAGAGTTATGAACTTCAGCATTACGCATGTGGTGAAACTTGTGGCAACTATACTGAAGCCAATTGGCAACTTATTCAAAAGAGCGCATCTACAAGCTTTGCACTTCCAAATGATGATACTAAGCGCGCCTATCGTGTTAAAGCCTGTTTTGCTGATGACCGGTGCAGTGCGTGGAGTAATGTGTGGCAACCTATACAGAAGAAAAAAATTATTTTTATACATACGGATTTGTTAGGAAGTCCAGTGGCTGAGACAAAGGAATAA
- a CDS encoding potassium channel family protein: MSHRDNFRYLTIALTLLLFGTALCHQFFSAKLQHVMQASTMFTLLLSVWGIDSKSPFFKYKMLFPFVIIAMSWFTLFIDNSMGDNVTLALMLVFFLFTAFKTAKQVLFSGIIDSNKILGAICLYFMMGVIWALIYCLIHINFAPAFNNVVVTTKWYALFPEFIYFSFVTLTTLGFGDISPNIPLSRVFVYFEAVVGQLYLTILVASLVGARLNILQQNHVGNNTSAKQKSE; the protein is encoded by the coding sequence ATGAGCCATCGGGATAACTTTCGCTATCTTACCATTGCACTAACACTCCTTTTGTTCGGCACAGCACTTTGTCATCAGTTTTTTAGTGCAAAATTACAGCATGTTATGCAGGCTAGCACCATGTTTACCCTGTTGCTTTCTGTTTGGGGAATTGATTCTAAAAGCCCATTTTTCAAGTATAAGATGCTATTCCCCTTTGTAATTATCGCAATGTCTTGGTTTACCCTTTTTATCGATAACAGCATGGGTGATAACGTGACTCTAGCGTTAATGTTAGTATTCTTTTTATTCACCGCGTTTAAAACTGCCAAGCAAGTGCTTTTCTCAGGCATTATTGACAGTAATAAAATTCTGGGTGCCATTTGCCTGTATTTTATGATGGGGGTGATATGGGCGCTTATTTATTGCCTTATCCATATCAATTTTGCGCCTGCCTTTAACAACGTTGTTGTAACAACAAAATGGTATGCACTCTTTCCTGAGTTCATTTACTTTTCTTTTGTCACACTCACCACCTTAGGTTTTGGCGATATTTCTCCTAATATCCCTTTGTCACGTGTTTTTGTTTATTTTGAAGCAGTGGTTGGGCAGCTTTATTTAACAATTTTAGTGGCCAGCTTGGTGGGGGCGAGACTCAACATTTTGCAGCAAAATCATGTCGGTAATAACACATCAGCTAAGCAAAAAAGCGAATAA
- a CDS encoding SPOR domain-containing protein, which translates to MKIRSLLFLTLLAPFISAHAQYVTELDNDCTTAFNSADFVNARYECAELSEENNGEASFILATLYAKGQGVVKNKRKALEYLILADEQGHGEGSFNLALAYELGKVVGVDVEKRKRLAFEHYLKAARNGSTNAQRKLASRYSDDASLVYEPQKAVEWLTTAVENGDDKAKLELGALYLKGEGVVRDQSHGLSLIKQSAESGYDKAQFIYATLIFKNNPEQAINYYELAAEKGNGFAAHNLASLYFKGEHVSQNSNKAHSYAQIAVANGVPQAELFLLETEKPSAPKQRTAKPVALAVATVETTPKAKNLSGFVLQFGKFSVRENALFLAEKVGASIVEMNGAYYSVAFDFESYHLAKQHAEMLVAKHDIAMPYIRVASDFNLAVNIAQ; encoded by the coding sequence ATGAAAATACGCTCTCTTTTATTTTTAACACTGCTAGCACCTTTTATAAGTGCACATGCACAGTATGTGACAGAATTAGATAACGATTGTACAACAGCATTTAATAGCGCTGATTTTGTTAATGCGCGTTATGAGTGTGCCGAGTTATCTGAAGAAAATAATGGTGAAGCGAGTTTCATTTTGGCAACCCTTTATGCCAAAGGGCAAGGTGTTGTTAAAAACAAACGAAAAGCCCTTGAGTATCTGATTTTGGCAGATGAGCAAGGACATGGCGAAGGGTCATTTAATCTTGCATTAGCCTATGAGCTTGGCAAAGTGGTCGGTGTTGATGTTGAAAAAAGAAAACGTTTGGCATTTGAACACTATTTAAAAGCGGCACGAAATGGTTCGACAAACGCACAACGCAAACTCGCAAGTCGATACAGCGATGATGCAAGCTTAGTGTATGAACCGCAAAAGGCTGTAGAGTGGTTAACAACTGCTGTTGAAAACGGAGATGACAAAGCCAAACTGGAATTAGGCGCACTTTATCTAAAAGGTGAAGGCGTTGTTCGCGACCAAAGTCATGGCCTAAGTTTAATAAAACAATCTGCTGAGAGTGGCTATGATAAAGCGCAATTTATTTACGCCACGCTTATTTTCAAAAATAACCCAGAGCAAGCCATTAATTACTACGAATTAGCTGCCGAAAAAGGGAATGGCTTTGCTGCACATAATCTTGCATCGCTTTATTTTAAAGGTGAGCATGTTTCACAAAATAGCAATAAAGCGCATTCCTACGCTCAGATTGCTGTGGCAAATGGTGTGCCTCAGGCAGAATTATTTTTACTTGAAACGGAAAAACCTAGCGCACCAAAACAACGTACCGCTAAGCCTGTTGCGCTCGCAGTTGCAACTGTTGAAACTACACCCAAAGCAAAAAATTTAAGTGGATTTGTTTTACAGTTTGGCAAATTTAGTGTGCGTGAAAATGCGTTGTTTCTAGCGGAAAAAGTGGGGGCGAGTATTGTTGAAATGAATGGGGCCTACTATAGCGTTGCCTTTGATTTTGAGTCATATCACTTGGCCAAACAACATGCCGAAATGCTGGTTGCAAAACATGATATCGCCATGCCTTACATTCGTGTGGCAAGCGACTTTAATCTTGCTGTTAATATCGCTCAATAA
- the greA gene encoding transcription elongation factor GreA, with protein MQQTPMTVRGEQLLREELNELKTVRRPKIVADIAEAREHGDLKENAEYHAAREEQGFCEGRIQEIEAKLSTVQIIDVTKMQNNGKVIFGATVTIVNVDTDEETTYRIVGDDEADIKNNLISFNSPIARGLIGKEIDDAVTIKTPNGAVEYEITEVEYI; from the coding sequence ATGCAACAAACACCTATGACAGTTCGTGGTGAACAACTACTGCGTGAAGAGTTAAATGAATTAAAAACGGTACGCCGTCCAAAAATTGTCGCTGATATTGCTGAAGCACGTGAACACGGTGACTTAAAAGAAAACGCGGAATATCATGCAGCGCGTGAAGAACAAGGTTTTTGTGAAGGCCGTATTCAAGAAATTGAAGCAAAACTTTCAACAGTGCAAATCATCGACGTTACTAAAATGCAAAATAACGGCAAAGTAATTTTTGGTGCAACTGTTACTATCGTTAACGTAGATACCGACGAAGAAACGACTTATCGCATCGTAGGTGACGATGAAGCTGACATTAAAAATAATCTGATTTCATTTAACTCACCAATTGCTCGCGGTTTGATTGGTAAAGAAATCGACGATGCAGTAACAATCAAAACCCCAAATGGTGCGGTTGAGTACGAAATCACTGAAGTAGAATACATTTAA
- the carB gene encoding carbamoyl-phosphate synthase large subunit — protein sequence MPKRNDIKSILILGAGPIVIGQACEFDYSGAQACKALREEGYRVILVNSNPATIMTDPEMADATYIEPIHWEVVERIIEKEKPDAVLPTMGGQTALNCALDLDKHGVLAKHGVELIGATADAIDKAENRERFDAAMKAIGLECPRAEIAHSMDEARDTLTRIGFPCIIRPSFTMGGTGGGVAYNMEEFEEICTRGLDLSPTSELLIDESLLGWKEYEMEVVRDKNDNCIIVCSIENFDPMGVHTGDSITVAPAQTLTDKEYQLMRNASMAVLREIGVETGGSNVQFGVNPADGRMVIIEMNPRVSRSSALASKATGFPIAKIAAKLAVGYTLDELQNDITGGATPASFEPSIDYVVTKIPRFNFEKFAGSNDRLTTQMKSVGEVMAIGRNQQESLQKALRGLEVGATGFNPVVALDDPNANEKIVRELREPGAERIWYVADAMRHGMSVEDVFELTKIDRWYLVQIEDIIKDEAKIVEGGMAGLNKDFLRRLKRKGFADARIAELLGVSESEVRKKRHTLEVLPVYKRVDTCAAEFSSDTAYMYSSYDEECEANPSDKDKIMVIGGGPNRIGQGIEFDYCCVHAALAMREDGYETIMVNCNPETVSTDYDTSDRLFFEPITLEDVLEIVRVEKPKGVIVQYGGQTPLKLARELEANGVPIIGTSPDAIDRAEDRERFQQMVERLDLLQPENATVTSLEEAIAKSAEIGFPLVVRPSYVLGGRAMEIVYDEDDLRRYMTEAVQASNEAPVLLDRFLDDAIEIDVDAICDGEQVIIGGIMEHIEQAGVHSGDSACSLPAYSLSPEIQDRMRDQVTRMALELGVVGLMNTQFAVKDGEVYLIEVNPRAARTVPFVSKATGVALAKVAARCMAGQSLASQGVTKEIIPPYYSVKEVVLPFAKFPGVDPMRGPEMRSTGEVMGVGETFAEAFAKAQLGAGNVMPRGGRALLSVRNSDKKRIVELARTMRDLGFELDATGGTAKALEDAGIEARRVNKVYEGRPHILDRIKNGEYSYIVNTTEGRQAIEDSKVLRRGALQGKVNYTTTLNAAFANCKAHAADDRSTVSSVQELHKRVN from the coding sequence ATGCCAAAACGTAATGACATAAAAAGTATTTTGATTTTAGGTGCCGGCCCGATTGTTATCGGTCAGGCATGTGAATTCGACTATTCTGGCGCGCAGGCGTGTAAAGCACTTAGAGAAGAAGGTTACCGCGTAATCTTAGTTAACTCTAACCCAGCTACGATTATGACCGACCCAGAAATGGCTGATGCAACTTACATCGAGCCAATTCACTGGGAAGTGGTTGAGCGTATCATCGAAAAAGAAAAGCCAGATGCAGTACTACCTACTATGGGTGGTCAAACTGCACTTAACTGTGCACTCGATTTAGACAAGCACGGCGTACTTGCAAAGCACGGCGTTGAGTTAATCGGTGCAACTGCTGATGCAATCGACAAAGCAGAAAACCGTGAGCGTTTTGATGCGGCAATGAAGGCGATTGGCCTTGAGTGTCCTCGTGCAGAAATCGCACACTCAATGGATGAAGCACGTGACACGTTAACGCGTATCGGCTTTCCATGTATCATTCGTCCTTCTTTCACTATGGGTGGTACCGGTGGTGGTGTTGCTTACAACATGGAAGAGTTCGAAGAGATTTGTACGCGTGGTCTTGACCTTTCTCCAACAAGCGAACTTCTTATCGATGAAAGCTTACTAGGCTGGAAAGAGTACGAGATGGAAGTTGTTCGTGACAAAAACGACAACTGTATCATCGTATGTTCTATCGAGAACTTCGACCCAATGGGTGTTCACACAGGTGACTCAATCACAGTTGCACCAGCACAAACGCTAACTGACAAAGAATACCAGCTAATGCGTAATGCATCGATGGCGGTTCTTCGTGAAATCGGTGTTGAAACAGGTGGTTCAAACGTTCAGTTTGGTGTAAACCCAGCTGACGGCCGTATGGTTATCATCGAAATGAACCCACGTGTATCACGTTCATCTGCACTTGCATCAAAAGCAACAGGTTTCCCAATTGCAAAAATCGCTGCAAAATTAGCAGTAGGTTACACCCTTGATGAGCTACAAAATGACATCACAGGTGGCGCAACACCAGCATCATTTGAGCCGTCAATCGACTACGTTGTTACTAAGATCCCTCGTTTCAACTTCGAAAAATTCGCAGGTTCTAACGACCGTCTAACAACACAGATGAAGTCGGTAGGTGAAGTGATGGCGATTGGCCGTAACCAACAAGAATCACTACAGAAAGCATTACGTGGGCTAGAAGTTGGCGCGACTGGTTTCAACCCAGTTGTTGCACTGGATGACCCTAACGCGAATGAAAAAATCGTACGCGAATTACGCGAGCCAGGTGCAGAGCGTATTTGGTATGTTGCTGATGCAATGCGTCACGGTATGAGTGTTGAAGATGTATTTGAGCTGACTAAGATTGACCGTTGGTACTTAGTTCAAATCGAAGACATCATCAAAGACGAAGCAAAAATCGTTGAAGGCGGCATGGCTGGCCTTAACAAAGATTTCCTTCGCCGCTTAAAGCGTAAAGGTTTTGCGGATGCACGTATCGCTGAACTATTAGGTGTGAGCGAGTCAGAAGTACGTAAGAAGCGTCATACGTTAGAAGTATTACCAGTGTACAAGCGCGTAGATACGTGTGCGGCAGAATTTAGCTCAGACACAGCGTACATGTACTCATCATACGATGAAGAGTGTGAAGCAAACCCATCTGACAAAGATAAGATCATGGTTATCGGCGGTGGTCCTAACCGTATCGGTCAAGGTATTGAATTTGATTACTGTTGTGTACATGCTGCCCTTGCAATGCGTGAAGACGGCTACGAGACTATCATGGTTAACTGTAACCCTGAGACAGTTTCAACTGACTACGACACGTCAGACCGTTTATTCTTCGAGCCAATCACGCTAGAAGACGTATTAGAAATCGTACGTGTTGAAAAGCCAAAAGGCGTTATCGTGCAGTACGGTGGTCAAACGCCACTTAAACTAGCACGTGAACTTGAAGCGAACGGTGTGCCAATCATTGGTACTTCACCAGATGCAATCGACCGTGCTGAAGACCGTGAGCGCTTCCAGCAAATGGTTGAGCGTTTAGATCTACTTCAGCCTGAAAACGCAACAGTAACTTCACTAGAAGAAGCAATTGCTAAATCAGCTGAAATCGGCTTCCCACTAGTTGTACGCCCTTCATACGTATTGGGCGGTCGAGCGATGGAAATCGTATACGACGAAGACGATTTACGTCGTTACATGACAGAAGCGGTACAAGCGTCTAACGAAGCGCCAGTTCTACTTGACCGCTTCCTAGATGACGCAATTGAAATCGACGTAGATGCAATCTGTGATGGTGAGCAAGTGATCATCGGCGGTATCATGGAGCACATCGAGCAAGCAGGTGTTCACTCAGGTGACTCAGCATGTTCACTACCAGCATACTCACTAAGCCCTGAAATCCAAGACCGTATGCGTGACCAAGTAACACGCATGGCGTTAGAACTTGGTGTTGTAGGTCTAATGAATACACAGTTTGCTGTTAAAGATGGCGAAGTATACCTAATCGAGGTTAACCCGCGTGCTGCGCGTACTGTACCTTTTGTTTCAAAAGCAACAGGTGTTGCACTTGCAAAAGTAGCTGCACGTTGTATGGCGGGTCAGTCACTTGCAAGCCAAGGTGTAACAAAAGAAATCATTCCTCCTTACTACAGCGTAAAAGAAGTGGTACTTCCATTCGCTAAATTCCCTGGTGTTGACCCAATGCGTGGTCCTGAAATGCGCTCTACAGGTGAAGTAATGGGTGTGGGTGAAACATTCGCTGAAGCATTTGCTAAAGCACAGCTTGGTGCAGGTAATGTAATGCCTCGTGGTGGTCGCGCACTACTTTCTGTTCGTAACAGCGATAAGAAACGTATTGTTGAGCTTGCACGCACCATGCGTGATTTAGGCTTTGAACTAGACGCTACTGGCGGTACTGCTAAGGCTTTAGAAGATGCTGGCATTGAAGCACGCCGCGTAAATAAAGTTTACGAAGGTCGTCCTCATATTCTTGACCGCATCAAGAATGGCGAGTACAGCTACATTGTAAATACCACAGAAGGTCGCCAAGCGATTGAAGACTCAAAAGTACTTCGTCGTGGCGCACTGCAAGGTAAAGTGAACTACACAACAACGCTTAATGCTGCATTTGCAAACTGTAAAGCACATGCTGCTGATGACCGTTCAACGGTTTCTTCAGTGCAAGAGCTACACAAACGTGTAAATTAA
- the carA gene encoding glutamine-hydrolyzing carbamoyl-phosphate synthase small subunit: MSKSALLVLEDGTVFRGTAIGAEGISVGEVVFNTSMTGYQEILTDPSYAEQIVTLTYPHIGNTGTNSEDEEANKIWAKGLVIRDLPLLASNFRNEQSLDEYLKSRNILGIADIDTRKLTRILRDKGAQNGCIIAGDVDEAKALEAAKAFPGLKGMDLAKVVCTKEQYTWNETSWTLGEGFKTLSDEDAKFHVVAYDFGVKRNILRMLVDRGCKLTVVPAETPAADVLALNPDGIFLSNGPGDPAPCTYAIEAIKTFLETDTPIFGICLGHQLLALASGAQTVKMKFGHHGGNHPVKDLDRNVVMITAQNHGFAADQDTLPDNLRATHVSLFDGTLQGIHRTDKPAFSFQGHPEASPGPHDAAPLFDHFIDLMQERK; this comes from the coding sequence TTGTCTAAATCCGCTTTGTTAGTCCTAGAAGACGGCACGGTATTTCGCGGTACTGCCATTGGTGCTGAGGGTATCTCAGTTGGTGAAGTAGTTTTTAATACTTCAATGACTGGGTATCAAGAAATTTTAACTGATCCATCTTATGCTGAACAAATTGTTACTTTAACTTACCCACACATTGGTAACACAGGTACCAACAGCGAAGATGAAGAAGCGAATAAAATCTGGGCGAAAGGCCTAGTAATTCGTGACCTGCCATTACTGGCAAGTAACTTCCGAAATGAACAATCACTTGATGAGTACCTAAAATCTCGCAATATCTTAGGTATTGCAGATATCGATACACGTAAGTTAACCCGTATTTTACGTGACAAAGGTGCACAAAACGGCTGTATCATTGCCGGTGATGTTGACGAAGCGAAAGCGCTTGAAGCGGCAAAAGCATTCCCAGGTCTTAAAGGTATGGACCTTGCTAAAGTAGTGTGTACTAAAGAGCAGTACACATGGAATGAAACAAGTTGGACGTTAGGCGAAGGGTTTAAGACTCTGAGCGATGAAGATGCAAAATTCCACGTAGTTGCTTATGACTTCGGTGTAAAACGTAACATTTTACGTATGTTAGTAGACCGCGGTTGTAAATTAACTGTAGTACCTGCTGAAACTCCTGCAGCAGATGTATTGGCGTTAAACCCCGACGGTATCTTCCTATCAAATGGTCCTGGTGACCCGGCGCCATGTACCTATGCGATTGAAGCAATTAAAACTTTCCTTGAAACAGATACGCCAATTTTTGGTATTTGTTTAGGTCACCAGTTACTTGCTCTTGCTTCAGGCGCGCAGACAGTAAAAATGAAATTTGGTCACCACGGCGGTAACCACCCAGTTAAAGATTTAGACAGAAATGTGGTTATGATTACAGCGCAAAACCATGGTTTTGCTGCCGATCAAGACACACTTCCTGACAATTTACGTGCAACGCACGTTTCATTATTCGATGGTACATTACAAGGTATTCACCGTACTGATAAGCCAGCGTTTAGCTTCCAAGGTCACCCTGAAGCAAGCCCTGGTCCTCACGATGCGGCGCCATTATTTGACCATTTCATCGACTTAATGCAAGAACGTAAATAA